GTGAGCCAAGAGTTAGTGAGTCACCATCTCCTGTGACTGCAAACACTCCAGCCCAGGTATCATCCTTCTTGTTTTTACCCCTAAATAGAGAAAGTACCTTGCTTTTTTGTATATCAAGTATATATCTTGTATTTTACATATCAGTACATTCTCACCAGAAGAAAAGTCtgaaaatgtggagaaatatCTGTTCACCTGTAATctaaccactgttaacatttttcaGTAGAttcttgcattttatttcttttctatacacacatttttattttacagtttgtaactcttaaaatttttcacataacttttatttagatataattcatatatcaTAAAGTCCACCTTTTTTTTTACCGccttaaccattttattttttattttattggttttacagaggaagggagagcgagagagagatagaaacctcaacaatgagagagaatcattgatcgatgagagagaatcattgatcggctgcctcctgcactccccctatgggggatcgagcccacaacccacgcatgtgcctttcaccagaatcaaaccggggcccttcagtccacaggctgacactctttccactgagccaaaccaactagggcaccaccttcaccattttaaagtgtacagttcagtaatgTTAAATAtactcacattgttgtgcaacagatTGCCAGAATGTTTTtgtcttgcaaaactgaaactataccCAGTAAACAACTCTCagttcctcctccccccaggccctaGCAACCACCGTTCAgtttctgtctttatgaatctGACTGCTTTAGATATTTCATATtagtagaatcatacagtatttatctttttgtgactgtcttatttcacttaatataacgtcctcaaggttcacccataTTGTAGTATGTGACAGAATCTCCtttatttttaaggctgaataatactccattgtatggatttacatttttttttatccatttgtcagTGGACACTGGGTGGTCCCACCTCTTGACTTTTGTGAATAATGGTGCTGTGTACATGGGTGTGGAAATCTTGTTTTCTAGacttgttttcaattcttttgggcatatacccagaagtgaaattgctggattatatggtcattctatttttaatttgttaggGAAGCTGCATATTGgtctccatagtggctgtaccatttcatattcagcagtgcacaaggattccaatTATCCACATCCTTGCTGACACTTGTTAATTTATGTTCTTGTAATAGTAGCCATGCCagtggtgtgaggtgatacctccctgtgcttttgatttgcatttctttaatgattagtgatgttgagcatcttttcatatgcttgttggCTATTTCTATattatctttggagaaatgtttgttaaagtcttttgcccattttttaatcaggttatttgtttttctatttttgagttgtaagagttcttcatatattttggatattaacctcttatcagatatatgatttgcaaatattttctcccattccatgtGTCACTTCTTCACTCTGTTGATAGTGTCCTTTAATGCAAAGAAGTTTTTAAGTTTGATATAGTCCCttgtcaataaatatatatcactttttattgccaaatagtaTTCACTTGAACTGAATTATTGCATCTCTTTTAACCAGTTTCCATTGTTGGTTATTTGGACTTATTTCCTGTTTTTCACTCATACACACAATAAGAGCCCCTGTTGTATTCTCACATATTTGCTACAccctggtgtgtttttttaatacatacaCTGTTGAGCacttatttcattatttctctgAATAATTACCAGATATGGAAATGAACTTGAACCTTTTGTTGGACAAAAGATATGATAATTGCTTTCCAGGAAGGTAATACAGATTTCCAGTCACTATGTGTTTACCACAAGTAGGTAATACCATTACCTTAAGTCTTGCACACTATTTGGATATTTGACTGTTTTAATTGACTCCTTGATTTTTGTTAGATtgaattcatttgttcaacaataattttttttaaccatccAAAGTGAGTTTATTCAAAACTGCAACAGTAATGAGAGCATTCAATTAATAAGATATGCTTTTTGAATTTTCCTTGTGCTTTACACTGTGACTAGAAGGGAAAGTAAATTGctaaccattcttttttttttaattaaatctttattattcagattattacagttgttcctcttttttcccccaatagctcccctccacccggttcccaccctctgcccttacccgcccctcccccccaccatccTCATCCATAgttgtacaatttttgtccagtttcttcctgcactccacacacccctttcccccctgagaatagtcagtccactccctttctatgcccctgattctattatattcaccagtttattctgttcatcagattatttattcacttgatttttagattcacttgttgatagatgtgtatttgttgtccataatttgtatctttactttttcttcttcttcctcttcttaaaggatacctttcagcatttcatataatactggtttggtggtggtgaactcctttagctttttcttatctgtgaagctctttatctgaccttcaattctgaatgatagctttgctgggtaaagtcatcttggttgtaggttcttgctattcatcactttgaataattcttgccactcccttctggcctgcatagtttctgttgagaaatcaactgacagtcgtatgggtactcccttgtaggtaactgcctttttttctcttgctgcttttaagattctctctttgtcttttgttcttggcattttaattatgatgtgtcttggtgtggtcctctttggattccttttgtttggggttctctgcacttcctggacttgtaagtctatttctttcaccaggtaggggaagttttctgtcattatttcttcaaataggttttcaatatcttgttctctctcttcttctggcacccctataattcggatgttggtatgcttgaagctgtcccagaggctccttacactatcttcgtatttttggattattttttcattttgcttttccggttgggtgttttttgcttcttcgtatttcaaatctttgacttgattcttgcgatcctctagtctgctgttggaactctgtataatattctttatttgagtcagtgtatgcttaatttctagtttgtcctttttcattacctcgagggtctcactagatttcttgagggtctcactaaatttattggtggtttctagaaaattcttgaaaaaccttagaagtgtggttttgaactctatatccagtagtttgctttcctccatttctgtcatttgtgacctgtttctttgtctccgcattttttatgcttccctgtgttgatagagtggctttctgtgctaggtgtcctatagggcccagtggctcagccaccactcttgatgcacccctttgtgggctttgtgcacagtcttgttatagttaagccttgactgttgtaggtatcactgggaggaattgacctccaggccaattggctgtgagaatcagctgtgtctgcagggggagaacttctgtgctggagacaaccttatggggcaagacttgcttcagtagggctttagTGCTCATtgaatctgccccctgagtgtgtcccttatggatctgaggagttataatctggatggtcccactctgaccactgggtacactggcccttggatctctaaggaggtgctaatttagcctctgcctgaggctacccagcaggagctatggagagatctgcagattcctcttctttgtttggggtttggagttgcccagatgaggcctagctgtgaagcagtgcaagctgctgtggggccttgggccttcttttggaagttctgggtctctctgacccagctgcagtttgttaggtaattttcagattgcaaagggccaggcctttcatatgcaaaagcctctgcacacagcttgggtggagcgGGGTTCTCAGGGggtcaacagggcggagcaagcagctatggctgctcctcaatcctaccctaagaggccccatgtctcagtgtcccagtaatcgctgcacctctgagagaaagccgccctcaagttctgcccaatgccagacagtccagttgcTCCCCgcatgagtggaaattctacaactagaaggaaagagaaaagcacactgagtctcagaggaggtgtggaagtaaagttcAGAGGTACgcaggcgcacgtggaaagggctggcaactgaggacatggttgtctttttcaattgggagggattctcaagctcccaactgctctgaactccagttctgggtgagttgtagaatttccactcagccagccttcctatggttctggatgatgtccattttgtcttttagttgtatttttgaagtagttgtgtgaggcagcaatttccggtgtttacctatgccaccatcttggtttctcctgttcAACAATTATATATTGAGCACCTTTTATGTGTCAGATTGTATTAGGAACTGAAAATCTAGTGCATGCAAaagaatctaaaatattttttataattgcattggaaatacacatttcttatttttcagtgGGTGTTCATGTTTCTTTTGGTTTTATAAGAACTCCTATACTGTATATAATTTGTTGTTCTCTCCTTATGGTTGTCAATTGATGGTTATTAACACCAATTCACCCACAttaggaatccccaatttggtgTGTATTGAAGAAGGAagctttattcagtgcaaaacagctcaacTGTGATACAGCTTGGCTGTGAAAACAGCATAGCTGTAAGGCAGCCCTGaggccaggcctctctctgggtagacagctctgctctggtCCTCACTGATCTACTCTGCACTCTGATAAGACATCTTTGTTTTAGCTCAGCCAGGGAAATGCAGTGTTCAGTGAAAAAGGAAAGTATACTCTCAGAGCCAGAGGGTAGCTGGCTTATATGGACAGAAGTCACCACCCCTTTGCCCTGATTGGTCTGtcttcatgcaaatgaggactccaaatcctcgcATTTTGATTGGTTCAAAAGGCACTGTCCTAATTGATCAGAATAGAACCACTCTGGTTGGTCAGAGCTGCACAACTCAGATTAGGTGGAGAAAgactcagtcctattggttgaagtAGGATTCCCGGAattcctttataagggctggcttaGATGGCAGAAACACCGTACAGGCTGGCAGGTCAGTGCAGGATTCTCTATAAAGAGCAGTTTGCATGAAAGGCCCCTGTTAAAAATGGCTGTTGGgctttggggggttttttgtgtttttttaaataactgaagttttttatttcatgtaCAAGAGATAGCATTCTGCGGTAAGGGAGATGTCTTAAGTGACCCATTCATGGAAGTTTACCTGGTCCAATTTAATGAAGTCTATATCCTTCATGTACTGACTGAAACACTGGGGGCACATATCGAGGCCATATTTCCAGATCAGACCATGTAGATTTGAGCAGACATGGCAAGAATGAGAATCCTGGCTGAATCTTCTCCGATGGCTCCAATAGAGTTGCTGGTTACCCATCTTGCTTTCTTTGAAGTAACAGGCAAAAGGCTAGGCtcgggggggggttggggggggtggttAAAGTCAAAATTATTGAGCTACTTAATGGGATTAGTCAAGTTCAGTAGAAAATGTCCTTGTTAAAATCTAACATCATAGAAATTTTTTAGTTGGAAAGGAATTTAACAGTTATCTGCCTTAATTCTTATACCAGGGGAGGCCTGGGTTCAGAGAAGTATGGAAGTTTGgagattaaaaatatttgcatattttcttacagcatttcttctctttcatgAATATCTGTTTGTCTTTCAgcattattttcttccttgtacTAATTACTATAATCTGAACTATATTAATTTCTTTGTTATTGTGTCTATGCCtctaaataaaatgtgaaagtgTGAgcctatgacagtgatggcgaacctatgacacacgtgtcagaggtgacacgcaaactcatttttttggttgatttttctttgttaaatggcatttaaatatataaaataaacatcaaaaaatatgtctttgttttactatggttgcaaatatcaaaaaatttctgcatgtgacatggcaccagagttaagttagggtttttcaaaatgctgacacgccgagctcaaaaggttcgccatcactgccttagatcaTTCTTGAACTTAAACAGTTTTTATAACATGCTTTAGTGTTGCTGCGACACCATTTCTGCCTGCTGTGTGCAGACCATTAACAGTCTGCTCTTTATCTGTTAACTGAGCCTGTGGGCAGATACCCACTTTCGAGTATGGTACACTCCCTACTTACACATTCAAGTAAAAGAACCCAGAATCAGAGCTGGCTCACTGCAACTTTTCTTGTTATGTAATTTCTGTACCATATGCCTTGAGGCCTTCTTAAATTTTATGAAGGCTTGTGTGTCCTTCATAAAATTCCCTTGCAGTATTTATAAGTAAGGAATCTGACAAAGATTcttattatttatacttttattcatGTAATTAAAGAAGTATCTCTCTGTTAACTGTGTATATTGTTTTggcaaattttgtattttattttcactgttaTCTAGTGTTGTTTATAGAACTTATCCAGGCATCTCAgttgatatataaaaaatatatttatctcccTAAATATAATTCCTTTCACATTATAGTAGTTCAAGGGGAAAGTACCTATGTGAAAACACTGCTTCTCATTAGACATGAAGTTTCCAACAGGCAGGGATGTCCCGTCATTTTATCTTAGTAACTTCATACTGAACACACAGGAACCAACACAAGCAGTGCTTACTGccttaataaatgaaaaatccTAGGAGATGATCTCTGCAATATACTTTTTCCTGCTTTAAAATTACCATTgtacctcaccccccccccaagtcagTCTCATTACTAATATTAAAATAGTCCTTATAGGGCAAAGATAATAAAAGAGCAACATAAATGTCTTATATTTCAGATATTCTTGAGATTCTTAGTTTTTAATGGGAACTGTGGAAGAGTTTGATGGTGACTTTAGTTGCTATAGACCAGTGATCGTTCAACTGCCTGTAGGGAAAGActggtgtgtgtttgttttttatatagtTTGTATAATTTCCAAAGCATTGTGGACTAATTTTCTTGTAAAATACAATGAAAGTAGTGGAGTGACATCAGATTTCCCTTAGTCATCCTATACTTGTCACAGGCAGGTAACAAAGGTCCGCAGACCATACTTAGAGTAGCACTGCATAGCATTCACTTTGCTTCTTGTTTACTTGAACCAGTGTTTTACATATGTTGCCTAATCATTTAATCCTGCACATTTAATCCTATGGCTTAAATGAATTTTTCTAGTTTTCCTGTTCATTTTTTGAAATGTATGctgttactgatttttagagagaaaggaaaggagagggagagagagagagaaacatcaacgttgattgcctgcttcctgcataccccctgctgggaatccagcctgcaatccAGACATGTGACCtgtgcccaggaatcgaaccattgaCCTCCTCATGcaaaggtcgacgctcaaccactgagccacaccgcctggGTTccctgttcatttttttaaaaacacttggcCTAATATAAAGTTCAAGGCCAGCGTAGGGAATTTCTTTTAgattctttaaaagttttattacGATAATTAGTTGAGAGAAAATTAAGCTCAAGATTTCTTAATGCTTTGCTTTATTCCAAAATGTCTTTTGACTATAGTCTCCTTCATTCTTTTCAGAACACAGATACCAGAGGATTAAGTCCTACAGCAAAGTATTCAAATAGAAGAAACATTCCCTACCAAAAAATTTAACTCATAATATCTAAGTAACGAACAGATTTTCCAAGCACTTCTCTTGAAACCCCGGTGCTGAAATGCTAATAACCTTGCAATGTGGACAGTATAGTACACCAACACGTTTTTCCTTTAAGATGTAGGTTTTAACAGTGAAAACagttattgaatactagaggcccgatgtatgaaattcatgcaaggggctcggccctcacagccgaGGCGGCTAGCCTCGGCCCTCACAGTCCTgacttcgtccggaaggttgtcctctatccggtctaattagcatattacgcttttattatagatgtgtttctGTGTGGTCTGTAAGAGACTAAAACTGCTTTTCCTTGGActtttctcttgtcttttcaaTTCTGATTAAAGTACAGCTGGAAAGGAATTTACCAAAATATAAAGGGAACACACATCATGTATTGGAGCTCAGTTTCTTTTATGTTTGAGTAACTCTTGAACAATGGAAAGCTGTAGGAAATTAAGGACAGCTAGCCACATGTAGGTACTGGGAGCTCTTACACTGGTTCTTTTCATCTGAAGACTTTTCTCTCCGCAATTTCTGAAGCCATTTAATTCATTATTATAAACACAGATGTTTAACTGTAAGTGTGTTCTGACAAGCCTGTGCTGAATTCAAAGTAGTGCTTCAAGGAACCTTGTTGGTCAGTTACTCTGTGCATTTTCAAAAAGACAAGCTTAGGAAAATTTGGTAAACTATGTACTATTTTTCCCCAGTGTATCAGTAACTTTCAGGTAGATGACCTTTTGCCAAATAATATAGAAACCTTAGATTTAAGCTAACAGAGAATATGCAAGGTCTAATAGGTAAGCCATGCATACATTCATTAAATAATCGGTGTTATACTAACttttattacaaactagaggcccagtgcatgaaaatttctGCACTGGAGGGggactccctcagcccagcctgccccctctcacaatctgggagccctcaggggatgtcctactgacggcttaggcccactttggcagcagcagtggggtgatgggggcagtgccttcccctgatcctcCAGTCGCCTCCACTTTAAATGGtgtaaatggaaaattttatgttatgtatattttaccacaatttattttaaaaatagatttttaaatgagaGGGATACATGCAAAACCTCACTGCTAATTAGGCAATCAAGTAACAACTAACTGTTCAGGTGATGTTGTGCTAATGTGTTAATTCACTTTAATGTTCAACTACTTGCtctaaaaatgaaatgtttaaatacaaacataaaatatCCATCTactggagaaactaagatggcggcatagataaacaccgggaaattgctgcttcccacaacaattgataaatgcatcaaaaacacaagccggacatcacccagaactacaggagagctggctgagtgtaaattctacaactagaaggaaagaaaagcacactgagagccagaggagctgaggaggtggagtgcagaggtacgggggctcgcgcacgcggaaagggtctggcacctgaggacgcggctgtctttttgaaacctgacggctctgaaatccggttccaggaagtctctggggacccaggactcatacagggagaaactggtctgtctggcagcgggtgAGCTTGAGGagagctttccctcagaggtgcttgcagccattgccaggacactgggactctcgactccttagggcggggctgaggctccgccatagctgcttcctccgccctttgattccttgagaccccgccctgcccaggctgcggcagaggcttttgcatatgaatgccccggccatttgcaacctgtaattacctaaccgcagccaggccagatagacccagagcttccaagagaaggcccaaggccccacagcagcttgcattgctacacagctgagcatcatcagggcacttccaaactccaaaaaaaggaaggggaatctgcagttctcttcgtagttcctgctgtgtaacctcaggcagaggctaaattagcacatccttagatccaagagccactgtacccagtggtcagagggggaccatccagatcacaactcctcagatccataagggacacactcagggtgcagtctcagtgagcaccaaagccccactgaagcaagtcttgccccagaagggtgtctccagcacagaagttctcctgttgcagacccagctgattctcactgccaattggcctggaggtcaattcctcccagtgatcctacaacaaccaaggcatagctacaacaagactgtgcacaaagcccacaagggggtgcaccaagagtgtccacctcaggtaactggggaggctgagccactgggccctacaggacacctagcacacaaagccactctatcaacacagggaagcagccaaaatgcggagacaaagaaacaggtcacaaatggcagaaacggaggaaagcaaacgactggatatagagttcaaggccacgtttataaggtttttcaagaattttatggaaaccgccgataaatttaatgagtccctcaataagtatagtgagaccatggaggacatgaaaaaggaccaactagaaattaagcatacactgactgaaataaagaataatttacagagatccaacagcagacaagaggatctcaagaatcaagtcaaatatttgaaatacaaagaaacaaaaaatacccaactgaaaaagaaaaaagaaaagagattccaaaaatatgaagatagtgtaaggagcctctgggacaacttcaagcgtaccaacatcagaattataggggtaccagaagaagagagagggcaagatattgaaaacctatttgaagaaataatgacagaaaacttcccctacctggtgaaagaaatagacttacaagtccagtaagcgcagagaaccccaaacaaaaggaatccaaagaggaccacaccaagacacatcataattaaaatgccaagagca
This is a stretch of genomic DNA from Myotis daubentonii chromosome 4, mMyoDau2.1, whole genome shotgun sequence. It encodes these proteins:
- the LOC132232487 gene encoding small ribosomal subunit protein uS14-like — its product is MGNQQLYWSHRRRFSQDSHSCHVCSNLHGLIWKYGLDMCPQCFSQYMKDIDFIKLDQL